Genomic DNA from Amycolatopsis alba DSM 44262:
TTGTCCCCGTTCTTGCAGGTGGTGCCCGCGCGCAGCAGGCTCTTGTTGTTCGAGTCCGCGTTGGTCGAAAGGTTCCCGACGTAGTCGTGGAGGTGCTCGGCGCCGTTGCGGACACCGGGCTGTGCGATGAAGTTGTCGCCGTTGAAGTGGCCGTTCTCGTTGCGGCCGCAGTCCACGGTGAACGTCCCTCGGGCGCCTCGTCTGGCGAGGTCGAGGTTGACGTTGGTGCCGCGGGGAACCTGCTTGATGTCGATGAAGAACGACTTGTCCGCGTTGTCGGCCCTGGCCGCGTCGGGGGTTCCGGTCGTGTTGATCACGACGATCCCGCCGACCGCGAGGGAAAGCGCGATGGCTCCCGTGGCGACCTTGGTGCGACGCGCCATGCGATGGCGACCTGCGGTTCTTTGGTTACGGGGCATGAACTTGTTCACCTCGTTCGGTGTCGTTGCACGGAGTCCGGGGGAGGCGGCGCCGGCAGCGCCGGTGTCACTGACTCCGTGTTGGCTGAAACGGCCCCGAAGCGAACGCGGTTCAAAAAGCGATCTCGCCGTTATCTTTTCGTTACCTTCGGCGAAGGTGGTACGCGACGCCCAGGACGATGGTGATCGGCCCCCAGAGCGAGAGCGGGGCGATGCACACCCTCGCCAGGATTTCCCAGCCTTCGTCGAGGTAGGCGACGCCTTCGCGCACCCCGAACACCGTGAGATGGCGGCCGTCGCCGAGCGGGATCGCGCTGAACAACGCCGTGAGGATCAGGCCTCCGGCGACAGCGGGGACAGCGGCCACGAGAAGCCGGACGGGTTTGCCGCCGAGGAACGGGATCCACCGGGGAACCGGTCGCTCGGTGTCGCTGACGGCCGGGGGCAGGTGCAGGATCTTCATGGGACTGACCCTGTCGCCGTGAGGCGCCGGAAAGATCACTCGCGCGGACAAGTGCTCTCCTTCCGGAGAGGGAAAAGGGCCCGGCCTCGGGGCAGTCGAGGCCGGGCCGGTTTTCCCGCTGGTCAGGCGTCCACCTTGTCCTTGGGCTCCGCCTCGGTGGCGGTGGGACGGGCAGGCAGGAAGCGCTTGATCAACGGGAAGAACAGGATCACCAGGATGATCACGTAGACCACGATCGCGAACGGGGTGTTGAACAATCCGCTCAGGCTGCCGTCGCTCAGCTGCAGCGCGCGCCGCATCTGCTGTTCGGCGGCCGGGCCGAGGATGACGCCGATGATCGCCGGCAGCACCGGCAGCCCGTAGCGGCGCATCGCGAAGCCGATCAGGCCGATCACGAACATCACCAGCAGGTCGAAGATGTCCGCGTTGACCGCGTACGCGCCGACACTGGCGAAGAACAGGATGCCCGCGTAGAGGTACGGCCTCGGGATCCGCAGCAGTTTCGCCCACAGCGGCGCCAGCGGCAGGTTCAGCACCAGCAGCAGTGTCAGTCCGACGAACAGTGAGGCGATCAGGCCCCACACCAGCGAAGACTCCCGCTCGAACAGCAGTGGTCCCGGCTGGATGCCGTACTGCTGGAACGCCGCGAGCATCACGGCCGCGACCGCGGTGGTCGGCAGGCCGAGCGTCAGCATCGAGACCAGCGTCCCGGCGGCCGACGCCGACGCCGTCGCTTCCGGACCCGCGACGCCTTCGATGGCACCCTTGCCGAACTCGTCCTTGTGCTTCGACAGCCGCTTTTCCGTGACGTACGAGAGGAAAGTCGGGATCTCCGCGCCACCCGCGGGCACCGCGCCGAACGGGAATCCGATGAGCGGCCCGCGCAGCCACGGCTTCCACGTCCGCTTCAGGTCGGCGCGGGAGAGCCACGGCCTGCCGACCGGGATCGGTTTGAACGCGTTGCGCCGCAGATGCGCGGCGACCCACAGCGACTCGCCGACCGCGAACAGCGCGACCGCCACGATGACGACGTCGATGCCGTCGGCCAGGTGCAGTGAGCCGAAGGTCAGCCGCTGCTGGCCGGTCATCTCGTCGAGGCCGACCAGTCCGATGGTGAGCCCGATCAGCAGCGACGCCACGCCGCGGATCCGGGAACTGCCGAGCACCGACGTGACCGCGATGAACGCCAGCACCATGATCGCGAACAGGTCCGGCGCGCCGATGTCGACGGCGTGCTTCGCGATCACCGGGGCCAGCACGACCAGCGCGATCGTGCCGAGGATGCCGCCGACGAAATGCCCGATCGCGGCCGCCGCAAGCGCTTGCGCCCCGCGGCCCTTGCGGGCCATGGGATTGCCGTCGATGGCCGCGACCACCGCCGCGCTCTCACCCGGCGTGTTCAGCAGGATCGACGTCGTCGAGCCGCCGAACATCCCGCCGTAGTAGATGCCGGCGAACATGATGAACGCGCCGGTGGGCTCCAGGCCGTAGGTCACCGGGAGCAGCAGCGCCACCGCCATGGCCGGGCCGATACCCGGCAGCACACCGATCGCGGTGCCGAGCAGGACACCGATCGCCGCCATCGCGATATGGGTCGGGGTCAGCGCGGTGCCGAAGCCGTCGATGAGTTGCTGGAACATCAGAACACCTCCATCAACGGGCCACCGGGGAGCGGGACACCGAGCAGGTTGTTGAAGACCAGGAAGGTCACGACGGACATGCCCGCCGCGATCAGCGGGTCACGCACCAGGTTGCGGCTGCCGAGCGCGTACGCCGCGCCCCAGAACAGGATCGCGCCCGAGATCGGGAACCCGACCAGGCCGATCAGCGCCGCGTTGGCGAGGAAGGCGCCGCACAGCAACAGGACCGTGCGCAGGTCCGCGGGCTCGGTGAGGTCGATGTCCTCGCCGCCCTCGGCCTCGCCCTTGCCGCCGCGCAGCACGTCGCGCGCCAGCAGCACGGCGACGATCAGCAGCAGGGAGCCGACCAGGATCGGCACCGCCTTCGGCCCCACCGGCCCGCGCTGGGCGAAGTCGGTGGGGATGCTCAGCGCGTCGGTGAGCACCAGCACGCCGAGCGCCAGGAGTCCCACGCTCACCCCGAGTTCGGAGCGCTCCTTCAGCCATGTGGTCGTCATGCGAGACCCAGCTCTTTCAGCACCGTTGCCACTCGCGTGTTCTCCTCTTTGAGAAACGAACCGAACTGCTCACCGGGCGCGAAGGCGCCGGTCCATCCGTTGCGCTGCAAGGCTTCCTGCCACTGCGGCGTCTTCTGCAGCCGGTCGAACAGGCTGACCAGTTTCGCCCGGTCCGATTCGGTGATGCCGGGCGGCGCGACGATGCCGCGCCAGTTGGTGAACTTGACGTCCACCCCGGACTCCGAAAGCGTCGGCGCGTCGATGCCGGGGATCCGCTTCTCGCTGGTCACCGCGAGCACCCGCAGCGTGCCCGCCGCGATCTGGTCGCGGTATTCGCCGACACCCGAGACACCGAACGCGACCTTGCCGCCGAGGACCGACGCGAGCAGCTCGCCACCGCCGTCGAACTGGACGTAGTTGACCTTTTTGGGGGCGAGCCCGACCGCCTTCGCCATCAGCATCGGCGCCAGGTGGTCCGGGCCGCCGGGCGACGAGCCGCCGCCGACCTGGACCGCGCCCGGATCGGCCTTCCAGGCCGAGATGAGCTGGCCGATCGTCTTGTACGGCGAGTCCTTGCCGACCACGACGATGTCGGACTCTTCGATCAGCTTCGCCACCGGTGTGGTGTCGAGCAGCGAAGACGGCGACTTGTTCGTGAACACGCTGCCGACGACGCCGAGACCCATCGACATGACGAGTTTGCCGTTGCCACGTTCGGCCACCGTGCGGCCGAGGCCGACCGTGCCGCCGGCACCGGGGAGGTTGAACACCTCCGCGTTGCCGAGCAGGTCGGCGTCCTCCATCGCCTTGGTCGCCGTGCGGGCCGTGATGTCGTAACCGCCGCCGGGCGCGTTGGGCACGAGCACCCGCATCGACCGGATCTGCGAGCCTTCGTCGGCCTCGCTGCCCGGTGTGAGCAAGGGTGGCACCAGCAAGACGGCGACGAGCGCCGCCGCGATGGCCAACCAGCTACTGGGCTTCACTGTGATCCCCGCCTCTCTGCCGCGTGGTTGGACATGTTGCACTCGTGTAAACAGAGATGTCCCGCTTGCGGGCCTAAGGGTTGTTGTGGTCGTTGTGGTCACGCGGAGGTGGCGATGGGTGCTCGGGGTTCCTTGGCCCGCCAGCTCCTCGTGTGGCAACTGGTAGTCGTCAGCTGCCTACTGTGCGCGGTGGGCGTACTGGCCGTCACCCAGGCGGGGAACAACTTCCGCACCACCGAGGGACGCCGGGTGCTCTCGGTCGCGGAGACCGTCGCGGCGCAGAGCGTCGTGGGCGACCTCGAAAACGGCCCGTTCGAACTCGCCGCGCCCGCCGAGACCGCGCGGAGCTTCTCCGGGGTCGATTTCGTCGTCATCGCCGACTCCCAGCGCTATGTGCTCGCTTCGCCGTATCCGGATCAGCTCCGGAGCACGCTCGACATCGGGGACAGCACCGTCCTTTCCGGACGGTCGTGGGTCGGCGAACTGGACGGTTCGATCGTGGCGCACGTCCCGGTGCTCGACGAAAAGGGCGGCAAGGTGGTCCGCATGGTCGCGGCGGGCTCGAAGTCGCCCGGTTTCTTCGCCGGTTTCCTCGACTCGCCGGACAACGCCCTGCGGGTGCTGGGGGTCGCGCTGGTGATCGGCGTGAGCGGTTCGCTGCTGCTGGCGCGGCGAGTGAAGAACCAGACGCTCGGCCTGGAACCGCACGAGATCACCGCGCTGGTGGAGAACCGGGAGGCGCTCCTGCACGGCATCAAGGAGGGCGTCGTCGGGCTGGACCCGCAGCACCGGATCACCCTGGTGAACGATCAGGCCCGCGCGCTGCTGGCCCTGCCGGACGACGCCGTCGGCCGGTCGGTCGAGGACCTCGACCTCAACGAGCGGATCCGCGACCTGCTCACCGGCCGCGCGACCGGCGCCGACCAGATCGTGCTGAGGCAAGGGAAGGTGCTGACGCTGAACCGGATGCCGATCGACGTGCGGGGTGCCGTCGTCACCCTGCGGGACCGCACCGATCTGATGACCCTGCGGGACGAACTCGACGCCAGCAGGCACGCCACCGACACGCTGCGGGCGCAGGCGCACGAGTTCAGCAACCGGCTGCACACCATCTCCGGGCTGCTGGAACTCGGTGAGTACGACGAAGTCCGCGGCTACGTCAGCCGGATCAGTTCGGCGCAGGGGGAGTGGCGCGCGGAGGTCGGTTCGCGCGTCGGCGATCCGGCGGTCGCGGCGCTGCTGATCGCGAAGGCGTCGCTGGCGGCGGAACGCGGGGTCGGGTTGCGGATGGCCCCGGACAGCGAACTGGACCGCGTCGAGGACGCGCTCTCCACGGATTTGGTGACGGTGCTGGGAAATCTCGTCGACAACGCCCTGGATGCCTTGGGTGGCGAGCAGGGCTGGATCGAGGTCGGTGTGTGGCAGGAGGAGGACGAAGTGCGGGTCGAGGTCCGCGATTCCGGGCCGGGAGTCGCGCCGGAGATCGCCGAGGAAGTGTTCGAGCACGGCTTCACCACGAAGGCCGCGGCGCACGGACAGCGCGGTCTCGGGCTCGCGCTGATCCGGCAGGCGTGCGTCCGGCGCGGCGGTTCCGTCGAGGTGCACAACTCCGGCGGCGCGGTGTTCACGGCGAGGTTGCCGCGATGATCCGGGTGCTCGTCGTCGACGACGATTTCATGGTCGCGAAAGTCCACAGTGGATACGTCGCGCGCACGGAGGGCTTCGCCGTGGTCGGGGTCGCGCACACCGGCGCCGACGCGCTCCGCCTGGCGCGGGAGCTGAAACCGGACCTGGTGCTGCTGGACGTCTACCTTCCCGATCTTGACGGGCTTTCCGTGCTGCGGGAACTGCGCGCGACCGAGGACGTCGACGTCATCCTGATCACCGCGGCGACCGACGTGGAAACCGTGCGGCAGGCGATGCGGGGCGGGGTCCTGCACTATCTGATCAAGCCGTTCGAGTACGCGTCTCTGCGTGATCAGCTCACCCATTTCGCGTCGCTGCACCGGCGGCTGGACCGGCTGGCCGAGGCCGGGCAGGCCGACGTCGACCAGGTCTTCGGCTCGCGGCCGAGCGCGAAACCGGTGCTGCCCAAGGGGCTCACCGCCGAAACCGCGCGGCTGGTGGAGACCGCGCTGCGCGGCGCGTCCGGCGGGATTTCGGCGAGCGAATGCGCCGAGGCGACCGGCGTCGCGCGGGTGAGCGCGCGCCGGTACCTGGAGCATTTCGTGGCGACGGGGAAGGCCGAGGTGACCCTGAAGTACGGCGGAACAGGACGCCCCGAACGGCGCTACCTCTGGTCCTGACACCCCCGGCCCCCTGCCGCGTTTCGCCCTCTGAATGCGGCAGGACACCGCACTCGCGTGATCAGAGCCGGAACACGCGTGCTTGAAGCCGGAACTCGCGTGATCAGAGCCGGAACTCCGAGTGCGGCGTCCAATCACGTGAGTTCCGGCTCCAATCACACGTGTCACGTGTCTGATCACGCGAGTTACGCCTTCACCCTCGGCGATCCCTGCGGTTAGCCGACTAATCGCGTGGGGTGAGGAGGGTGTTCAGGGTGCCGTAATCGACGGAGTTCTCCAGACTCGAGTAAGTACCGATCGAGAAGAGCTCACGTGCGCTGTCCCGCACGACGGCGTACGCGGACTGGCTGATGCCGGAACCGACGCTCACCCGCGCGACCCCGAGTCCGGCCAGTTCCTTGACGCTCGGCGCGCCAGGGTGGGCCATCACGTTCACCGGCGCGTCGATGCCTTCGACGAGCGCGGTGATCACGGCGGGATCGGTGGCGCCGGGGACGAAGATGCCGTCCGCTCCCGCCGCCAGGTACGCGGTCGCGCGCTCCAACGTTTCCGGCACCCCGCCGAGGCCCCTGAGGAAGGTGTCGATCCGGGCGTTGACGAACACCTCGTCACTCGCCGCGCGGGCCGCCGCGATCCGCGGGACCACGTCTTCGGGCGGACGTGGACCGTCCTCGATGTTGATCCCGACCGCGCCGACCGCCACCACCGCGGCGACGGTTTCGGTGACGCCCGCGGGGGTGTCCGCGTGCCCGCCCTCGATGTCCGCGGTCACCGGAACCGTTGTCACGCGGGCGATCCTGGCGATCAGGTCCACCGCGAGGTCGCGGCCGAGCAGGTCGCCGTCGGGGGCGCCGAGGCTCCACGCCACCCCGGCGCTGGTGGTGGCGATCGCCGCGGCACCCGCGTCTTCGATGATCCGGGCGCTCGCGACATCCCACGCGTTGGCCAGCACCAGCGGGCGGGCCGGGACATGCAGGGAGCGGAACAGCCGGGCGTTGTCGGTCGTCATGGGAGTCAGTCCAGCAGCTATGCGACATCCTGGTCTGGCGGATTCGCGACCTCGACGTCGATGCGGAGCCCGGCGATCAGCCTGGCGAGGCCGTACTCGAAGGAGGCGGCCGGATCCTCGGTGTGGTCGCTCTCGGCGTGCTGCTGTTCGTCGATCGCGCAGCCGAGGGTGTACCGGCTGATGGCGAGGATCGCGTGCGCCGCGTCACTTTCGTCGAAACCGGCCGCCAGCAGCGGTTTGATCAGCGGTGTCATCGCTGCTCGCTCCGTGGGCCGGGTGCCCGCGTGCAGCCGGGCGCCGTCCCGGTAGGACAGCAGCGTGCGCCGGATGGTGCGGGCCCGCCGGGCCAGCCACTCGGCCCAATCGCCCATCGCGGCGGGATCGTCCAGCGGGGCGAGCTGCTCATCCAGCATGGTTTCGGCCATCTGATCGAGCAACGCCTGCTTGCTCTTGAAGTGCGTGTAGAGCGCGGGACCCCGCACGCCGAGCTTCTCCCCGAGTCTGCGCAGGCTCAACCCGTCCAGCCCGACCTCGTCGAGGAGTTCGAGCGCGGCTCGAACGTAGCCATCCCGTCTCACGACCATGGGCACACCTTTGCCCGTCCGTATCGACCTTGACAACCCGTAATGATCTTATCACTGTTAAGACCTTAACGATGATAAGAAGGGCAGGTAGGATGATCGGAAGTCCCGATGACGAGCGCATAACCCCCGCGTTGTGGGGGATGGCGTCGATCCTGACCGTCGGCGGATTCCTGTCGATGTTCACCTCGACCGTCGTCAACGTCGCGCTCGGCACGATCGCGGCCGGATTCCGTGCACCGCTCGGTACCGCTCAGTGGATCGCCACCGGCTATCTGCTGGCGCTCGCCGCGATGGTGCCGGTGAGCGGCTGGGCGAGCCGCCGCTTCGGGGCGGCCAGGCTCTGGCTGGTGTGCGTCGGTCTGTTCGCGGCGCTCTCCGCGCTCTGCGCGACGGCGACGTCGATCGAGACGCTGATCGTTTTCCGTGTCCTGCAAGGCGCCGCCGGCGGGCTGCTGGTCCCGGCGGGCCAGATCCTGTTCGCGATGACGGCGGGACCGAAGCGGCTCGGCCGGATGATGGCCGTGCTGAGCATCCCGATCTACCTCGCCCCCGTGCTCGGCACCCTGGCGGGCAGCGTGCTCACCGAACGGTTCGGCGTGCCGTGGCTGTTCCTGGTGAACGTGCCGATCTCGGTGCTCAGCTTGCTGCTGGGCCGGAAATGGCTGCCACGGGAAAGGCCCGCCGACCCGCAGCCGCTGGACCGGCGCGGCGTGGCCCTCACCGTGACCGGCCTGCCGTTGCTCGTCTACGGCTTCGCCGAAGCCGTCCCGATCGCGGCTGTCGCCGGGGCGATCCTGCTCGCCATTTTCGCGGTCGGCGCGTTGCGATCGCCTGCCCCGTTGCTCGATCTGCGGCTGTTCCGTGACCGCGCGTTCTCCTCGGCCGCCGCCGTCATCTTCGGCATGGGCGCCGCGCTGTTCGGTGCGATGATCGTCCTGCCGCTGTACTACCTCGACGTCCGGCACGAAAGTCTCCTCGCCACCGGGTTCCTGACCGCACCGCTGGCACTCGGCACGGTGCTGGCGCTGCCGCTCGCGGGCAGGCTGACCGACCGGGTCGGCGGCGCGCGGGTGATCTTCGCCGGGCTGATCGTCACGATCATCGGGACGGTGCCGCTCGCCCTGCTCACCGGATCCGACGACTACTGGTGGTTGTCGGCCGTGCAGTTCGTCCGCGGCTGCGGAATCGGGCTGACCACCACCCCGGCACTCGCCGCCGGGCTGAGGTCGGTGGCCAAGGAGCGAATTTCCCACGCGATGCCGCTGTTCGCCATGCTGCAACGGATCGGCGGCTCCTTCGGGACGTCGATCCTGACCGCGGTCGTCTCCGCGCGTCTCGCCGCCGCTCCGGGGACCGCGGCGGCCATCGCGGACACGCATCGGTGGATCGTCGGGATGACCGCGATCCTGCTGGTCCCGTCGTGGCTACTCGTCCGCGCCGAACTGTCCAAAGTGGACTAGCGGGCCGCGGTGGGTTTGTTCCCGTCCAGGCGATGCCGAAGGTTTCGAATCCCGTGGGCCGGTCTCCGCCGTGGCATTCGGGACACTCGGTGGACAACGCCGTAGGCTCAGGGGAATGAGCACGGCATCCACCTCGGAGCATCCGATGGTCGAAACCCGGCACCAGACCCAGCTGCTCACGCTGCTGAGGGACGAAGGGCCGATGTCACGGGTCGAGCTGGGGGAGCGGTTGGAGCTGCCGCGTGCCAGGGTGGGCGCCGAGGTCGCGCGCCTCGCCGAAGTCGGCCTCGTCGAAACCGCGGGCCCGTCGGCGAGCCGGGGCGGCAGGCGGTCCACGCTGGTGCGGCTGGCGGGTGACCTGCGCGTGCTGTCGGTCGACGTCGGCGCGACGTCGGTCGGGGTCGCCCTCACCGACGCTTCGTGCGAGGTGCTGGTGCACACCGTCGAGGACTGCGACGTCCGCCAGGGGCCGCATGCGGTCCTCAAGCGCGTGACAGCCCTGGCGGAGAAGATTCGCGAAGAGGCGCCGGGCAAGCTGATCGCCGCCGGGATCGGCCTGCCGGGGCCGGTGAGCTTCGCCGAGGGCATGGCGGTCGCACCGCCGATAATGCCTGGCTGGGACCGGTTCTCCGTGCGCGACCATCTCGGCGGGCTGCTGCGCTGCCCGGTCACCGTCGACAACGACGTGAACTCGATGGCGCTCGGGGAGCGGCACGCCGGGGTCGCCCGCTCCATTGACGATCTGGTGTTCGTCAAGATCGGTACGGGTATCGGCTGCGGGATCGTGCTGGGCGGCAAGGTGTACCGCGGCGTCGCGGGCACCGCGGGCGACATCGGGCACATCCGCCTCGACGACTACGGGCCGACCTGTGCCTGCGGGGAGACGGGCTGCCTCGAGGCGTACTTCGGCGGCGCCGCGCTGGCCCGCGACGGACTGACGCTGGCCCGCAGCGGCCGGTCGACCTATCTCGCCGACGTCGTGGCGGCCCGCGGCGCGATCACCGCCCAGGACGTCGGCCGCGCGGCGGCGTCCGGCGACTTCGGCGCGGTCAACCTGATCCGCGACGGCGGGCGGCGGCTCGGCCAGGTGGTCGCCTCGCTGGTGAGTTTCGTGAACCCCGGCATGGTCGTGATCGGCGGCGGCGTCGCGCAGCTCGGGCATCAGCTGCTCGCCGAGATCCGCAGCTCGGTCTACCGGCGGTCGCTGCCGCTCGCGACCGGGAACCTGCCGATCGTGCTGTCCGAACTCGGCGACACCGCCGGGGTTATCGGCGCCGCCTGGTCGGCCACGGACCGGGCCTTCACGCTGAGCAGCTGACGGCTCGTTGACCGCCCGACGGCACGTTGGGCATCCACGCGATTCCGATTAGTAACGTCAAGATCGTGCAGACTTTCGCTCGAAAAGTACGAAAGCCTGTGCCGATTTGGACGGCTATTCGGGTGATGGCGGGCTTTAGTCGACATTTCTGTCCTGTTGTCACCTTGACGGGTGACACGCACCACCCTACTTTCGCTGGCTAAGTAACAAAGTTTGTTACGGCCGACTCGTAAGTGAGGGATGTGTGGCGGTGACGGAATCCGGGCGGCTCGACCCGGTCAGCCCACGCACGGCGAACGGCGCTGACGGGTTCTCGGCGGGAAAACGTACCTCGAACCTCGCAGCGCTCCTGCGGGCGTTGCGCGCGGGGCCGCTCTCGCGTACCCAGCTCGCGGCGCGCTGCGGGCTCACCAAAGCGGCCGTCTCCGGGTTGACCACCGAGCTGACCGAACGCGGCCTCGTCCGCTCCGCCGGACTCCAGGGTGGCGGCAACGGCAGGCCCAGCCAGCTGGTCGAGCTGAACGGCGCCAGCGCCTGCGGGCTCGCGCTCAGTGTCGAGGCCGACCGCTTCGCCGCCGTCGTCACGAACCTGGACGGCACCGTCGTCGCCGAACGCACGGAGACCGCCGACGTCGCCGCGCTCGGACTGCACCGGAGCATGGACGAACTCGCCTTCCTCGCCGGACAGGTGCTGCGCGACGACCAGCCGGTCGGCGTCACGGTGTCCGTCCCCGGCCTGGTCGACTCGGCCGCCGCCGTGCTGCGGTTCGCGCCGACCCTGCGCTGGCGCGACGCCGAGATCGCCGACCTGCTCGCCGCCCGGCTCGGCCTGCCGGTCGACGCCATCGCGGTCGACAACGAAGCCAACCTCGGCGCGATCGGCGAGGCGGTCGCCGGCGTCGGCCGCGGTGTGCGCGAGCTCTTCTACCTCAGCGGCGGGATGGGCGTCGGCGGCGGACTCGTGTCCGGCGGCGCGATCCTGCGCGGTGCCAGGGGTTTCGCCGGCGAGGTCGGGCATATCGCCGTCGACCCGTCGGGCGAGCAGTGTCACTGCGGCCGCGTCGGCTGCCTGGAGACCAAGGCCGGGCTCAACGCCGTCCTGCGCGGCGCCGCCTCACCCGGCGACCCGCTGCACGATCCCGCGCTCGGCGTCGACGGCCGGGTCGGGCTGCTCAAACACCGCGTGCAGCGCGGTGACCAGCGCGCCGTCGGGGCGGTCTCGGAACTCGGGGTCGCGCTCGGCATCGCGGTGTCCACTGTGGTCGACGTCCTCGACCCGGACGTCGTCGTGCTCGGCGGCTACTTCGCCGAACTGGGCGAATGGCTGGTCGAACCG
This window encodes:
- a CDS encoding ROK family transcriptional regulator — protein: MTESGRLDPVSPRTANGADGFSAGKRTSNLAALLRALRAGPLSRTQLAARCGLTKAAVSGLTTELTERGLVRSAGLQGGGNGRPSQLVELNGASACGLALSVEADRFAAVVTNLDGTVVAERTETADVAALGLHRSMDELAFLAGQVLRDDQPVGVTVSVPGLVDSAAAVLRFAPTLRWRDAEIADLLAARLGLPVDAIAVDNEANLGAIGEAVAGVGRGVRELFYLSGGMGVGGGLVSGGAILRGARGFAGEVGHIAVDPSGEQCHCGRVGCLETKAGLNAVLRGAASPGDPLHDPALGVDGRVGLLKHRVQRGDQRAVGAVSELGVALGIAVSTVVDVLDPDVVVLGGYFAELGEWLVEPVRRELSARPLGHEPACRVEPSPLGTTAPLRGAAHLAIERLFADPTLVPTTAEEAPA